In Archangium violaceum, the following are encoded in one genomic region:
- a CDS encoding glycosyltransferase encodes MKVALVHDWLVTQRGGEHVLEALCELFPQADIHTLVHRPGVVHPRIESRPIHTSVLQRIPRIHKLYRHFLPVLPQVIESMRLEGYDLVVSSSHCVAKGIRKPPGAKHLAYVHAPMRYMWDLFDDYFGPGRASLPVRVAAHAVRPYLQKWDRESTAGVDRILVNSQHIAGKVRRFWGREAQVVYPPVALERFCQHPLEGLGQGGYYLWLGAFAPYKRLDIALEAFRQLDAPLWVVGTGQEAARLTSGALPSHIRFLGPVSDEALAGLYRDARALIFTAEEDFGIVPLEAQACGRPVIAYGRGGALETVSPRTGLFFDAQTPDALVEAVRRFEQWEPEFRPADARAQAERFSRAAFLRSIQAEVDAVMGTSTPSSIRAAVP; translated from the coding sequence GTGAAGGTCGCCCTCGTCCACGACTGGCTCGTCACCCAGCGCGGCGGTGAGCACGTGCTCGAGGCACTGTGCGAGCTGTTCCCGCAGGCGGACATCCATACCCTCGTCCACCGCCCCGGTGTGGTGCACCCGCGCATCGAGTCGCGGCCCATCCACACCTCCGTCCTCCAGCGCATTCCGCGCATCCACAAGCTCTACCGGCACTTCCTCCCCGTCCTGCCCCAGGTCATCGAGTCCATGCGGCTGGAGGGGTACGACCTCGTCGTCTCCTCCAGCCACTGCGTGGCCAAGGGCATCCGCAAGCCGCCCGGGGCGAAGCACCTCGCGTACGTGCACGCTCCCATGCGCTACATGTGGGACCTGTTCGACGACTACTTCGGGCCCGGGCGCGCCTCGCTCCCGGTGCGCGTGGCGGCGCACGCCGTGCGGCCGTACCTCCAGAAGTGGGACCGCGAGAGCACCGCCGGCGTCGACCGCATCCTCGTCAACAGCCAGCACATCGCCGGCAAGGTGCGGCGCTTCTGGGGCCGCGAGGCCCAGGTGGTGTACCCGCCCGTCGCCCTGGAGCGCTTCTGCCAGCACCCGCTGGAGGGACTCGGCCAGGGCGGCTACTACCTGTGGCTGGGTGCCTTCGCCCCGTACAAGCGGCTCGACATCGCGCTGGAGGCCTTCCGCCAGCTGGACGCGCCGCTCTGGGTGGTGGGCACCGGTCAGGAGGCGGCCAGGCTCACCTCGGGGGCGTTGCCCTCGCACATCCGTTTCCTCGGTCCCGTGTCGGACGAGGCGCTCGCCGGCCTCTATCGCGACGCCCGCGCCCTCATCTTCACCGCCGAGGAGGACTTCGGCATCGTCCCGCTGGAGGCGCAGGCCTGCGGACGTCCTGTCATCGCCTACGGGCGGGGTGGGGCGCTGGAGACAGTCAGCCCTCGCACGGGCCTCTTCTTCGACGCGCAGACGCCGGACGCGCTGGTGGAGGCCGTGCGCCGCTTCGAGCAGTGGGAGCCCGAGTTCCGCCCCGCCGACGCCCGCGCCCAGGCCGAGCGCTTCAGCCGGGCCGCCTTCCTGCGCTCCATCCAGGCAGAGGTGGACGCGGTGATGGGGACCTCGACCCCGTCCTCCATCCGGGCCGCCGTACCCTGA
- a CDS encoding glycosyltransferase family 4 protein, with translation MVRGRLHGIARYALELACRLPEMAPDLRFSGLTGPEGLPAGLGALTPRIPLHRCPASFLSPLEQPALGASLARLGPDLFHATSFSVPALWPGRLVATLHDANHLVLSEQYGPGRRAYYKLIVGPRAKTARALITVSEFSREELARELGLSPYRLQVIPNGVDARYQPPAASELKDFRERRGLPPRFFLAVGNTKAFKNLGMLAEIAPSLPVPIVLLAGKKAVWELGFPDSTIELADLPEDDMPRLYGAATALLLPSRYEGFGLPALEAMACGTPVVAARATSLPEVVGEAALLLSPDDANAWRETAMKLLRDDALRRELTEKGRNRAALFSWEDCARKTLATYRRALEAR, from the coding sequence ATGGTCCGTGGCCGGCTGCACGGCATCGCGCGATACGCGCTGGAGCTGGCGTGCCGGCTGCCGGAGATGGCCCCGGACCTGCGCTTCAGTGGCCTCACGGGCCCGGAGGGGCTGCCGGCGGGGCTCGGCGCCCTCACCCCGCGCATCCCCCTGCACCGCTGCCCGGCGAGCTTCCTGTCGCCGCTGGAGCAGCCGGCACTCGGGGCCTCGCTCGCCCGGCTGGGGCCGGACCTGTTTCATGCCACGTCCTTCTCCGTGCCCGCGCTGTGGCCCGGACGGCTGGTGGCCACGCTGCACGACGCCAACCACCTGGTGCTGTCCGAGCAGTACGGCCCGGGCCGCCGCGCCTACTACAAGCTCATCGTGGGCCCTCGGGCGAAGACGGCGCGGGCGCTCATCACCGTCTCCGAGTTCTCCCGCGAGGAGCTGGCGCGCGAGCTCGGCCTGTCGCCGTACCGCCTCCAGGTGATTCCCAACGGGGTGGACGCGCGCTACCAGCCGCCAGCGGCCTCGGAGCTGAAGGACTTCCGGGAGCGCCGGGGACTGCCGCCACGCTTCTTCCTGGCGGTGGGCAACACGAAGGCCTTCAAGAACCTCGGGATGCTGGCGGAGATCGCACCGTCGCTGCCGGTGCCCATCGTCCTGCTCGCGGGAAAGAAGGCGGTCTGGGAGTTGGGCTTCCCGGACAGCACCATCGAGCTGGCCGACCTGCCCGAGGACGACATGCCGCGCCTCTACGGGGCCGCGACCGCGCTGTTGCTGCCCTCGCGCTACGAGGGCTTCGGACTGCCCGCGCTGGAGGCGATGGCCTGCGGCACCCCGGTGGTGGCCGCGCGAGCCACGTCCCTGCCGGAGGTGGTGGGTGAGGCCGCGCTGCTGCTCTCCCCGGACGATGCGAATGCCTGGCGCGAGACGGCGATGAAGCTGCTGCGCGACGACGCCCTGCGCCGGGAGCTCACGGAGAAGGGGCGCAACCGCGCCGCGCTGTTCAGCTGGGAGGACTGCGCCCGGAAGACGCTGGCCACCTACCGCCGGGCGCTCGAGGCACGCTGA